TTACGGGAAAAACTTCCACCTCATTCAGGCTAATAAGGTGAGTGCTCACGATGCTTTACTTaattcaaggtaaaagtaccttgaaataagcataTAAATCTGCCAtggaacaagtgaaaatttgcttggtaagatttcttaaaataagacgtaacaTTTAGAAAACTGACAACtgtaaaattagcagggaaaacttattttaagctatttttaccagtattttaaagcttagtgtttcagaataagacaggattgctaacaattagtattttttcactcaaaaaaagatttttgcactaatacatttaatgtcaacttcttcatttgagatatattcagccttaatttgagttgtattatagcggcactgcataggtttaagaccatcttgtacttaaactaagattacaaagtttaatttgagcattttgagatataatgtcttctcatagtttgctggatatactaatattcagtcatatttttaggataagccagctgtgctcaaaagtaggtgtttcattgtgtgcatgtagtttgaggatgtatatttttatctgatttagaagaaacagtgcctgaaactGTAACacaccctttaaaaaaaacttgtctttctttctttctttctttctttctttctttctttctttctttcttttatcaattgagctgttttctgatagattctccaataagatgcatttacttaaatcaagaagtgtttgtcttaaatagGATTATCCGCCCTCTGCAAtgaagatctcagcttgaaaaatgtatgaaatgtaaaataaaccttgtctcttctaaattacaacacaaaacaagatcatttcaagattgtttgtcttaaaacaagtccctctatcttgctcaaatgttacttgttaagtaaatttatcttaaatcaagtgggataagacattttgactaaaaatgagaaaattTCACTAGGTAAGATTTTGGTAAAGAATTTTTCCCTCTTCCTCAGGTACGAACACGCTCTGTTGGGGAGTGTGTGGAGTATTACTACATGTGGAAGAAGTCTGACCGCCATGAGTACTTTACCCAACAGGCCACCAGGATCAGCCGCAGGAAGTACAACCTGCAATCAGGGAGCATGTGAGTACTTGCAAGGAATCAGTTGACAAATTACATTCAAGTTGCAAAATGTCTGGGATAGATATGCATAGAAAGAGGGATCATCCCTGAGACAAAGCATCCATTATTTGTTTACTGTAGATGTACATCTGTGTTTAGAGATGTGCAGCCCAGTCCTGGCTCTTTGTGTGCTCAATCTGAAATTAAATCTTGATAACTTGAAGTTTTTCCACCCACTCCAACTTTTCACTGTCAATGCATGCTCCTCTAcaataacagtgtttgtgttgtgttgtgttgtgttgtgttgtgttgtgttgtgtgcagGGAGGATGGAGAGCAGGATGGGGAAGTTGGGGAGCTTGAAGGTAGCAACAATTCTTCCGGCTTGTTGTCTCACAGCTCTACAGGGCAGCTTGATTCCCCATTACCTCCGCAATCAAACCTGGACATGGTCAAACGAGGTAACATTTACAGGTGTTTTGACAAATCTGACAGCTGACTGTTGGTTTAGATACTGGAGAAAGGTTACAGTAGAGCACGTGTGCTTATCTCACAGATGACTAGAAgagataataatgatacaagGGTCACAGCAATAACACCTTGAAGTAATGTCACCATTATCATATGGGTGCAGTAACACAGAAATATTTACCACTTTGCTCTACCAAACACAGAGTGCCTTAAATATTTAGTGTGGTTCCCAAAAATACTCAGATAAAAAAAGAGCTGTGTATCTTCATCCATCTTTTGTATTTGAACCATTTACATACAATGTCAGACACgtttaaaaaattacattactttctgtgtttttatttttgtctattGAATGTCTTATTTTGCTGACATGGTTtgactttcattttgttttcacatATTCATCAGAAaccatatttatatttgtttccCCTGCTACTTTCttgcttttttgtgtgtcctgttGTGTTCGTGCATGGCTGTATGCATGTCCACATCTCCGTGTTATGTGCATGCACATCTGTGGACATGGTACTCCAGAGGATGAGGGCCGTCCACGGCGCAGACGGACTCCCCGCTTTCTATTAAAGCCATGAACTGGGTCCAGACAGGCCACAGATAGCAGGCTGGGCCTGCAGGTAAATAAGGCAAACCGAGTCAATTGAAAAGAGTGTATGAATGATATGTTGATGGGAACAAGTTACATTAACTTGACTGTTGTTGATAATCAGGGGTGGGAAGTGACAAATTCCATTTTCTAAAGTTACTGTAATGTAGTACATGTACTTGTTTGAGTagtttttaatttatcattacCTTTACTTAAGCAATTTTTGAGGGAAGTATCTCTACATGTCACATTGCATTTGTTACTGagtaaaagaaaagtgaaagcaAAAAGGACACAAGCTTCTCATCAACTGTGTGACTGCCAGCTGATTGGCTGATATATACCACCTGAGAGTCAGGTGAACCAACATGTAGCGGAGGAGAAGAACATACTGCATACTTGTGCTGAGAGCACAACAAGAAATACTCAACTAAATACTCTATTAAAGTCGGTCATACAGTTACAAGTTCCTCCTAAACATTGCTTTTAAAAACCAACTATTCTTTTCAACCATTGTAAGGTAGACCATGAGCCAAAACATGATTTTCATCAGTACGTGCCGTCCTGCAAGCTGGACCATTTACAGAAAACTCTTTGCACAACAGGCCTATGAGTATGACCCAATGTCGAGGGACTAACACCCCTTTAAAAAGATGCACCAAAGATATTCAGTAACTTTGACATGGATAGGTGTTGTGTTGATGAAATCCCCTAACACATCACACATGTATGGTCCCCTGTTGGTTATAcatcaacaaaataaagtaGTAGAGGAAGTGTACTTTCACATAAGTAAAATGTCCTATTACTCTTTCCAACCCTGTTTTTAATGAATTATAATGAGAGTCATGATAAAGTGCTTCTGTATACGGCCATGAAGCCTCTTCTGGCCCATCAGTAAATGCTCAAAATTCAATGAAAAACAGTGACAGATATATTTAGAAATATTCAGTCTGCGTCCTTGTCCTTGACTTTTGCATGTCTTCAAAATTAATTTAggtatatttttattatttatttttttatttttaccatgACATCTGTTGGAAATGTAACTCTAATTTATCAGAATTTGAAAATGGCCCTGCTTTAAAGATTTTTTCTTGCATAGCAGGAACcgacaaattaaattaaatagtcAAATGGAGAACACATGCTAGAAAGTGGAGCAGAAAAATACTTCTCATGTGTTCAGcaacttagatttttgtttcagTCAGTTGCCTCTCTTTctaagagacaaacagagagaggcatCATAAACTTAAGTTTTTCCTTCACAGTGCAACAATATATTCTTTTAagcttattttgatttttagcATAGAGTGTGtgaacatttaagaacaaaaaaacagtaaTAGATTCCAGGACTGCATGTAATCTTTCATACTCCTCTTCATCTGTCTAGATGGTGAGCTGGTGATGGGGCTGTCAGACCTGTGTGGGGACAGATGTCCTCAGCAGCTGTTTGCCTGTCCCTTCTCTCTCCTGCCCATGGACGACCTGCGGGATCCTGGCTCAGGCACCTCTTGTCCCTCCGCTCCAGTACAGCTCCTGCCCCAGTCGTCCCCTCAGAGTTCCCTGTGGGCCTGCGGGAGTCCTCCGTCCTGCCATGACGACCCTCACCTCCCAGGCTCATGCTTCTACCAGCTGCACATGCGTGGTGGACCTTTTGATACGGAGGGTCGTGACTGTGGTGCAGCAGGAGTTGGGACTGTCCCCCCCTGTGAGCTGCAGGTGGAATTTAGCCTGCCGCCTGCCTCCCCTCCTTCACCTGCTGTCCTCCCATCACACTTCCAGgcatttggcagcctgctgcaccCCTCTCCCGTCCAGCATCCTCGCTCTATCACACAGTGAGGGATCATGGGGACATCTAAACTGAGTGGTACTCTTAATGGTTTGCCCTAAGTCGCGATTTTTGGACAGTTAAGGGCATG
The genomic region above belongs to Notolabrus celidotus isolate fNotCel1 chromosome 2, fNotCel1.pri, whole genome shotgun sequence and contains:
- the mier2 gene encoding LOW QUALITY PROTEIN: mesoderm induction early response protein 2 (The sequence of the model RefSeq protein was modified relative to this genomic sequence to represent the inferred CDS: substituted 3 bases at 3 genomic stop codons) — protein: MRKRDEGPQQEKQKFQQALEELEVNFHPMKMATQSHTVRSSSAVSANIKAGELPLEELLALYGYTVSDPEKETCHMAASLPGMTLDKDQIAEDLFPGEEEEQSSADDLTPSVTSNTSDLLQRLQGEDKETLVCTSDEDCDDVSIPSNEEHKEIMVGTMYQAKIPPLCPYTCQDRAYSSEDQLLWKPGVLPMQEVEEFLLYMQRSRSQEGAACLQTQGDTIQDNEQALYELVKCNFNAEEALRRLHFNVKVFSEELCAWSEEECRNFEQGYRVYGKNFHLIQANKVRTRSVGECVEYYYMWKKSDRHEYFTQQATRISRRKYNLQSGSMEDGEQDGEVGELEGSNNSSGLLSHSSTGQLDSPLPPQSNLDMVKRGXGPSTAQTDSPLSIKAMNWVQTGHRXQAGPAGKXDGELVMGLSDLCGDRCPQQLFACPFSLLPMDDLRDPGSGTSCPSAPVQLLPQSSPQSSLWACGSPPSCHDDPHLPGSCFYQLHMRGGPFDTEGRDCGAAGVGTVPPCELQVEFSLPPASPPSPAVLPSHFQAFGSLLHPSPVQHPRSITQ